A section of the Posidoniimonas corsicana genome encodes:
- a CDS encoding rhomboid family intramembrane serine protease, with protein sequence MQRLLDRLERRCGWFAVPHVTLALILGQVLVFLAANTQQSDVLLRVDLNRDLVLQGEWWRVITYVFTPPGMSLLWAAIFWWVFYMMGTALENTWGTFRYNLYLLVGWLGSTIAGVAIPQTMPENLFLQLSVFFAFARLYPDYQFLLFFIIPIKVKWLALFQAVMYAVLVITGDWPTRVLVLSSLMNYLLFFGAGHIADLRADARRKSYQAKAKPAGRLRHACAVCGRNSEEEPGVAFRYCSKCAGGVCYCPDHLHDHEHVAAE encoded by the coding sequence ATGCAACGACTACTCGACCGACTGGAACGACGCTGCGGATGGTTCGCCGTGCCGCACGTCACGCTGGCGCTGATCCTGGGCCAGGTGCTGGTGTTCCTCGCCGCCAACACCCAGCAGTCGGACGTGCTGCTGCGGGTCGACCTCAACCGCGACCTGGTGCTGCAGGGCGAGTGGTGGCGGGTGATCACCTACGTGTTCACCCCGCCGGGGATGTCGCTGCTGTGGGCGGCCATCTTCTGGTGGGTGTTCTACATGATGGGCACCGCGCTGGAGAACACCTGGGGCACTTTCCGCTACAACCTGTACCTGCTGGTCGGCTGGCTCGGGTCGACCATCGCCGGGGTGGCCATCCCGCAGACGATGCCGGAGAACCTGTTCCTGCAGCTCTCGGTGTTCTTCGCGTTCGCGCGGCTCTACCCGGACTACCAGTTCCTGCTGTTCTTCATCATCCCGATCAAGGTGAAGTGGCTGGCGCTGTTCCAGGCGGTCATGTACGCGGTGCTGGTCATCACCGGCGATTGGCCGACCCGGGTGCTGGTGCTGTCCTCGCTGATGAACTACCTGCTGTTCTTCGGCGCCGGGCATATCGCCGACCTGCGGGCGGATGCGAGGCGCAAGTCGTACCAGGCCAAGGCCAAACCCGCGGGCCGGCTGCGGCACGCCTGCGCGGTGTGCGGGCGGAACTCGGAGGAGGAGCCCGGCGTGGCGTTCCGGTACTGCTCGAAGTGCGCGGGCGGCGTCTGCTACTGCCCCGACCATCTGCACGACCACGAGCACGTCGCGGCTGAGTGA
- a CDS encoding helix-turn-helix domain-containing protein → MSTTASKLLESNIQVFLEVQNAFDECDPEIQSVIREMMEIHRSPDASEQERRLAMHTIVDALFPSSGVDVADRERVAASSANAMAREAEMDEQEAAFADKVRQLMQEQGKSQIELGEQMGVSQSAISNMLSRKCRPQRRTIDRAAEALGVPPTDLWPSYCSDDDSE, encoded by the coding sequence ATGTCGACTACAGCTTCAAAGCTACTGGAATCCAATATTCAGGTTTTCCTCGAAGTGCAAAATGCCTTCGATGAGTGTGACCCTGAAATTCAATCAGTCATACGAGAGATGATGGAGATCCATCGCTCGCCGGATGCTTCGGAGCAAGAACGGCGCCTAGCGATGCATACGATAGTAGATGCGCTGTTCCCAAGCTCTGGCGTAGATGTCGCCGACCGCGAGCGAGTCGCGGCATCAAGCGCCAACGCGATGGCTCGTGAAGCCGAGATGGACGAACAAGAAGCGGCCTTTGCTGATAAAGTGCGTCAACTCATGCAAGAGCAGGGGAAGTCGCAAATAGAGCTGGGCGAGCAAATGGGGGTCAGTCAATCTGCGATTAGCAACATGCTGTCTCGCAAGTGCCGCCCGCAGCGGAGAACGATTGACCGGGCGGCAGAGGCGTTGGGCGTACCGCCAACGGACCTTTGGCCAAGTTACTGCAGCGACGACGACAGCGAGTAA
- a CDS encoding ABC transporter ATP-binding protein: MSVIEIRGLKKSYRVYQKQEGLLASVRGLMRREYRDVHAVRGIDLDVQAGEFIAFLGPNGAGKTTTLKLLSGVINPSEGEATVMGFVPWQRANEYRRRFALVMGQKNQLWWDLPAAESFRLHQQIYRIAPADFDSTLDELSDLLDVRRLLNQPVRELSLGERMKMELTAALLHRPEVLFLDEPTIGLDVVAQHKIQEFLKHYQQTRNVTILLTSHYMKDVAALCRRVVIIAQGRIMYDGSLSGIVDRFSSHKVLSLQFGDDPMPSDLARFGEVLEVAPPKARLRVEREVIADVLSRVLAQYAIVDVSVEDPPLEEIISQMFTESSEDAAEAMAG, encoded by the coding sequence ATGAGCGTCATCGAAATCCGCGGACTCAAGAAGTCGTACCGTGTCTACCAGAAGCAGGAGGGCCTGCTGGCCTCGGTGCGGGGGCTGATGCGCCGAGAGTACCGCGACGTGCACGCCGTGCGCGGGATCGACCTGGACGTGCAGGCGGGCGAGTTCATTGCGTTCCTGGGGCCCAACGGCGCCGGCAAGACCACGACCCTCAAGCTGCTCTCCGGCGTGATCAACCCCAGCGAGGGCGAGGCCACCGTGATGGGCTTCGTGCCGTGGCAGCGGGCGAACGAGTACCGCCGCCGGTTCGCGCTAGTGATGGGCCAGAAGAACCAGCTGTGGTGGGACCTGCCGGCCGCCGAGTCGTTCCGGCTGCACCAGCAGATCTACCGCATCGCGCCGGCGGACTTTGACAGCACGCTCGACGAGCTGAGCGACCTGCTGGACGTGCGGCGGCTGCTGAACCAGCCCGTGCGCGAGCTGTCGCTGGGCGAGCGGATGAAGATGGAGCTCACCGCCGCCCTGCTCCACCGCCCCGAGGTGCTGTTCCTCGACGAGCCGACCATCGGGCTGGATGTGGTCGCGCAGCACAAGATCCAGGAGTTCCTGAAGCACTACCAACAGACGCGCAACGTCACGATCCTGCTGACCAGCCATTACATGAAGGACGTGGCGGCGTTGTGCCGGCGGGTGGTGATCATCGCGCAGGGCAGGATCATGTACGACGGCTCGCTGAGCGGAATCGTCGACCGGTTCAGCAGCCACAAGGTGCTGTCGCTCCAGTTCGGCGACGACCCCATGCCCAGCGACCTGGCCCGCTTCGGCGAGGTGCTGGAGGTCGCCCCGCCCAAGGCCCGCCTGAGGGTCGAGCGGGAGGTGATCGCCGACGTGCTGTCGCGCGTGCTCGCCCAGTACGCGATCGTCGACGTGAGCGTCGAGGACCCGCCGCTGGAGGAGATCATCTCGCAGATGTTCACCGAGTCCAGCGAGGACGCGGCCGAAGCGATGGCCGGCTAG
- a CDS encoding LuxR C-terminal-related transcriptional regulator, translating into MVAGPLWQGASGKGGLALDPIHRCNGESHLRRLLQLLADGASNKKAAKELGVSLRTLELRRQKVMLKLHAKSAFQLGFLFGKHE; encoded by the coding sequence ATGGTGGCTGGCCCATTGTGGCAAGGGGCCTCTGGTAAGGGCGGATTGGCGCTCGACCCAATTCACAGGTGCAACGGTGAATCTCACCTCCGCCGTCTACTGCAACTGTTGGCGGACGGCGCGTCCAACAAGAAGGCCGCCAAAGAACTCGGGGTATCCTTGCGGACGCTGGAGCTGCGGCGGCAGAAGGTCATGCTCAAGCTTCACGCCAAGTCCGCGTTTCAGCTTGGGTTTCTGTTTGGCAAGCATGAGTAG
- a CDS encoding tyrosine-type recombinase/integrase, which produces MEVIKVHVVDKGRRYFYMRYRCPLTGKEETRSTGEKSKKEAIKVAAKWEAELQEGRYQRSARMPWPEFRKFWEDHNLQDLTLRSGVQYASTFNAFETLCRPQQVGDLTTARVTAFVSELRKPRKRKSGETYHLSPASVGRHLRHLKAVARWAHRKDLLAKVPLFEMPKSSRGAKMKGRPITGEEFDRMLVAVTKVVGKDAADSWKLLLRGLWTSGLRLGEALALRWDHVPGRVSVALNGQQSVLRFEASAQKSGKAQVVALAPEAVNLLLPLPSDTGFVFTPERKDGSAMVRSVSEIGKTITKFGEKAGIVTNAETGKTASAHDLRRAFGRRWSRRVQPATLRELMRHASIETTMGYYVGEDALSTAGELWRASGDTLGDTPKSSDTSEERQEAKNA; this is translated from the coding sequence ATGGAGGTGATCAAGGTTCACGTTGTCGACAAAGGCCGGCGGTACTTCTACATGAGGTACCGCTGCCCGCTGACCGGCAAGGAAGAGACCCGGAGCACCGGGGAGAAGTCCAAGAAAGAGGCGATCAAGGTCGCCGCGAAGTGGGAGGCCGAACTGCAGGAGGGCCGTTACCAGCGTTCCGCTCGGATGCCGTGGCCCGAGTTCCGGAAGTTCTGGGAGGACCACAACCTGCAGGACCTGACGCTGCGGTCCGGGGTGCAATACGCCTCGACGTTCAACGCGTTCGAGACGCTGTGCCGTCCGCAGCAGGTGGGCGACCTCACCACCGCCCGCGTCACCGCGTTCGTGAGCGAACTGCGGAAGCCACGCAAACGGAAGAGCGGCGAGACCTACCACTTGTCCCCCGCCAGCGTCGGCCGACACCTGCGCCACCTCAAGGCGGTTGCCCGGTGGGCGCACCGCAAAGACCTGCTGGCCAAGGTCCCGCTGTTCGAGATGCCCAAGTCGAGCCGCGGCGCCAAGATGAAGGGCCGGCCGATCACGGGCGAAGAGTTTGACCGGATGCTGGTCGCCGTCACCAAGGTCGTCGGCAAGGATGCGGCCGATTCGTGGAAGCTCCTGCTACGCGGCCTGTGGACGTCCGGGTTGCGTCTCGGCGAGGCGCTGGCCCTGAGATGGGATCACGTGCCCGGCCGCGTCTCGGTCGCTCTGAATGGCCAGCAGAGCGTTCTGCGATTCGAGGCGTCCGCCCAGAAGTCGGGGAAGGCCCAGGTGGTCGCCCTCGCCCCCGAGGCGGTGAACCTGCTGCTGCCGCTCCCGTCGGACACCGGGTTCGTCTTCACGCCCGAACGCAAGGACGGCTCGGCGATGGTTCGTAGCGTGTCGGAGATCGGCAAGACGATCACCAAGTTCGGCGAGAAGGCCGGCATCGTCACGAACGCCGAGACGGGCAAGACTGCCAGTGCTCACGACCTGCGCCGCGCGTTCGGGCGCCGGTGGTCCCGGCGGGTGCAGCCGGCGACGCTGCGGGAGTTGATGCGGCACGCGTCGATCGAGACGACGATGGGTTACTACGTCGGCGAGGACGCGCTATCGACCGCCGGCGAGCTGTGGCGGGCGTCGGGCGACACTTTGGGTGACACCCCGAAGAGCTCCGACACGAGCGAAGAGCGTCAGGAAGCGAAAAATGCTTGA
- a CDS encoding DNA adenine methylase: protein MSTIKTQPVKWHGGKSYLASFLHSLAPPSHLESPEGYTHRHIAFAGGLGEFWNWAPTEGIAESVNDRNGELINFYRVLRDPLMFGRFRLLVDLTPLAEDEFRAAENVNHGLQKPNARQLDADDPVERAAAFFVRYRQSRQGLGRDYTTPTKRLRRGMNEQVSAWLSAVDGLAECHERLRPVEVRSCDFRRYLTQLDQPRALFYLDPPYLASTRSSVGEYGANEMTDDDHRELLQLLAGLSGRFMLSGYHSTLYDDWAAAHGFACHERQIDNKASSAKVKAQRVECVWTNYPATEGKH, encoded by the coding sequence ATGAGCACCATCAAGACGCAGCCCGTCAAGTGGCACGGCGGCAAGAGCTACCTTGCCTCATTCCTTCACAGCCTAGCCCCGCCATCGCACCTCGAATCACCCGAGGGCTACACCCATCGGCACATCGCCTTTGCCGGTGGCTTAGGCGAGTTCTGGAACTGGGCGCCCACCGAGGGCATCGCCGAGAGCGTCAACGATCGCAACGGCGAGCTAATCAACTTCTATCGCGTCCTGCGGGACCCGTTGATGTTCGGTCGGTTCCGCCTGCTGGTCGACCTGACGCCCCTGGCTGAGGATGAGTTCCGGGCGGCCGAGAATGTCAACCATGGTTTACAAAAACCAAATGCCCGGCAGCTGGACGCAGACGACCCGGTCGAGCGTGCGGCCGCATTCTTCGTCCGTTACCGCCAGTCACGCCAGGGGCTCGGCCGGGACTACACAACGCCAACCAAGCGGCTGCGTCGCGGCATGAACGAGCAGGTATCGGCCTGGCTCTCAGCGGTCGATGGTCTCGCCGAATGCCACGAGCGGCTGCGCCCGGTCGAGGTCCGCAGCTGTGACTTCCGGCGGTACCTGACGCAGCTAGACCAACCGCGGGCGCTGTTCTACCTCGACCCGCCCTACCTGGCGTCGACACGGTCTAGCGTCGGCGAGTACGGCGCTAACGAGATGACCGACGACGACCATCGTGAGCTGTTGCAATTGCTCGCCGGGCTGTCCGGCCGGTTCATGCTGAGCGGCTATCACAGCACGCTGTACGACGACTGGGCGGCCGCTCACGGGTTCGCCTGTCACGAGCGGCAAATCGACAACAAGGCGTCTAGCGCCAAGGTGAAGGCCCAGCGGGTCGAGTGCGTGTGGACGAACTACCCGGCCACGGAGGGCAAGCATTGA
- a CDS encoding LuxR C-terminal-related transcriptional regulator, with amino-acid sequence MLTLTRDEMRLLRLLAEGASNRTAAKKQGIALRTMELHRQKLMRKLGAKSAAQLGYLFAKYEREYGESA; translated from the coding sequence ATGCTAACTCTCACCAGAGATGAGATGCGGCTCTTGCGGCTCTTGGCTGAGGGGGCGTCCAATCGGACTGCCGCCAAGAAGCAGGGCATCGCGCTCCGCACCATGGAGCTGCACCGCCAGAAGCTGATGCGGAAGCTGGGCGCCAAGTCCGCCGCACAGCTGGGCTACCTATTCGCCAAGTACGAGCGCGAGTACGGCGAGTCGGCGTAG
- a CDS encoding DUF3987 domain-containing protein encodes MSTLAELNGHARPSDYAFAYLAAGLSPVPVNVDGSKTPRGTWKRFQTQAATEAELATQFLADNVGVGICYGAGSGNAELIDVDEEASYQPWADEVERSAPGLLAKLCIIKTPRPGRHVVYRCEHVEHNQKLAMRLATPEELQDKPGEPTKTKIETRGQGGFAIAPGGDPAAHPSGRPYVHVAGPPLTELSTITVEERGVLFRAARLLNEVVEVEPDEMKVPDAAYYGKNAAQPQAATTTYADPSARTPGDDFNARASWEEILVPHGWTKSHAMGDVQHWTRPGKDQGTSATTGLKSKHGNDLLCVFSTSAHPFPGANGSPCSTHTKFGAYCLLNHNGDFAAAARQLASEGYGDAPQRPGMPNWMPDDERDFGDVPGPTPKTPKRSEPIPPPQPYPVGSLPAELSEFVESAASALDVCPSTIALPALATCAAAIGNARQVRVTPSWSEVCAIFTANIGRSGSRKSPALSAAAGPLNNLDFDCTDAHQESLEQYEEDNARFQIRLKEWRKSPDEPKPEPPAVPIEHRHVASNCTTEKLAVLLKDNPRGLLCLHDELASLLGNMDRYAGGGGKVSGDVPFYLSAYNAQPYRHDRKTSASVFLRRPLLSIAGGCQPSIFNQAMSEENRENGLLARFLLTFPDDRTHKWVDGDRVNSFTYSQLVTDLAELQPAGFDGKKIVPESIGLDDGARGQFKEWFEEIQEERQLAQDLEAAALAKLEGAAARVAMVFHCVRAASEEPVDPFTIDGDTMRSALTVMRWQRGETLRAYRALEANSEVRNRQRLAHWLTDRFGGVVTPRDLQRNKPAKYATADDAEQALNELHASGLGEWKAPANDGKRGRPKREFVVSCPGSPGH; translated from the coding sequence TTGAGCACGCTAGCAGAACTCAACGGCCACGCTCGACCCAGTGACTACGCCTTCGCGTACCTGGCCGCCGGCCTGTCGCCGGTACCGGTCAACGTCGACGGCAGTAAGACACCCCGCGGGACCTGGAAGCGTTTCCAGACCCAGGCGGCAACGGAGGCAGAGCTGGCCACCCAATTCCTGGCGGACAATGTAGGCGTCGGCATCTGCTACGGCGCCGGTAGCGGCAACGCAGAACTAATCGACGTCGACGAGGAGGCGAGCTATCAGCCGTGGGCCGATGAGGTCGAGCGGTCCGCCCCCGGCCTGCTGGCCAAGCTGTGCATCATCAAGACGCCTCGGCCGGGCCGACACGTTGTCTACCGCTGCGAGCACGTCGAGCACAACCAAAAACTAGCAATGCGGCTCGCAACTCCCGAGGAACTGCAGGATAAGCCCGGGGAGCCGACTAAGACCAAGATAGAAACCCGCGGCCAAGGTGGCTTCGCCATCGCCCCCGGCGGTGACCCCGCGGCGCACCCGTCGGGCCGCCCCTACGTGCACGTAGCCGGCCCGCCGCTGACGGAGCTGTCGACGATCACGGTCGAGGAGAGGGGCGTCTTGTTCCGCGCGGCGCGGTTGCTCAATGAGGTTGTTGAGGTCGAGCCGGACGAGATGAAAGTGCCGGATGCGGCATACTACGGCAAGAATGCTGCACAACCCCAAGCGGCAACAACAACTTACGCCGATCCGTCCGCCCGTACCCCCGGTGACGACTTCAACGCCCGCGCCTCGTGGGAGGAGATCCTAGTACCGCACGGCTGGACGAAGTCCCACGCGATGGGCGACGTCCAGCACTGGACCCGCCCCGGCAAGGATCAGGGTACCAGTGCGACCACCGGGCTAAAGAGCAAACACGGTAACGACCTGTTGTGCGTGTTCTCGACGTCGGCCCACCCATTCCCCGGCGCCAACGGCTCGCCCTGCAGCACGCACACCAAGTTCGGCGCGTACTGCCTGCTGAATCATAACGGCGACTTCGCTGCAGCCGCACGCCAGCTGGCCAGCGAGGGCTACGGCGACGCCCCCCAGCGTCCGGGGATGCCCAACTGGATGCCAGATGATGAGCGCGACTTTGGTGACGTCCCCGGGCCGACGCCCAAGACACCCAAGCGATCCGAGCCCATACCGCCGCCCCAGCCCTATCCGGTGGGCTCCCTGCCGGCCGAGCTGTCGGAGTTCGTGGAGAGCGCCGCCAGCGCCCTCGACGTCTGCCCCTCAACGATTGCCCTGCCGGCCCTTGCGACCTGTGCTGCGGCAATCGGGAACGCCCGTCAGGTCAGGGTGACCCCGTCGTGGTCGGAGGTTTGCGCCATCTTCACGGCCAACATCGGGCGGAGCGGCTCGCGTAAGTCACCGGCCCTATCAGCGGCAGCAGGCCCGCTGAACAACCTCGACTTTGATTGCACGGACGCACACCAGGAATCGCTGGAGCAGTATGAGGAAGACAACGCCCGTTTTCAGATTCGGTTGAAAGAATGGCGGAAGAGCCCCGACGAGCCGAAGCCCGAGCCGCCAGCGGTCCCAATTGAGCACCGCCATGTAGCCAGCAACTGCACGACGGAGAAGCTGGCCGTCCTGCTGAAGGACAATCCGCGGGGGCTGCTCTGCCTCCACGATGAGCTAGCGTCGCTGCTCGGGAACATGGACCGCTATGCGGGCGGCGGCGGGAAGGTCTCCGGAGACGTGCCGTTCTACCTTTCGGCCTACAATGCTCAGCCCTACCGACACGACCGCAAGACGTCCGCCTCCGTCTTCCTGCGCCGCCCCCTGCTGTCGATCGCCGGCGGCTGCCAGCCATCCATCTTCAATCAGGCGATGAGCGAGGAGAACCGCGAGAACGGCCTGCTGGCCCGGTTCCTGCTCACCTTCCCCGACGACCGAACGCACAAGTGGGTCGACGGCGACCGAGTCAACAGCTTCACCTACTCGCAACTGGTCACCGACCTGGCCGAACTGCAGCCCGCCGGGTTCGACGGCAAGAAGATTGTGCCCGAGTCGATCGGCCTCGATGACGGCGCCCGGGGCCAGTTCAAAGAGTGGTTCGAGGAGATCCAGGAAGAGCGGCAACTCGCCCAGGACCTGGAGGCGGCCGCCCTGGCCAAGCTAGAGGGCGCTGCGGCCCGGGTGGCCATGGTCTTCCATTGCGTCCGTGCGGCCTCTGAGGAGCCAGTGGACCCGTTCACGATCGACGGCGACACGATGAGGTCGGCGCTAACGGTCATGCGGTGGCAGCGAGGCGAGACCCTGAGGGCCTACAGGGCTCTTGAGGCCAACAGCGAGGTACGCAATCGGCAGCGGCTGGCCCATTGGTTGACCGATCGGTTCGGCGGTGTTGTCACGCCACGCGACCTGCAGCGGAACAAGCCGGCTAAGTACGCGACCGCCGACGACGCGGAGCAAGCCCTCAACGAGTTGCACGCGTCCGGCTTGGGCGAGTGGAAGGCGCCTGCGAACGATGGGAAGCGAGGCCGGCCCAAGCGTGAGTTCGTGGTTAGTTGCCCAGGTTCCCCAGGACATTAA
- a CDS encoding Gfo/Idh/MocA family protein: protein MARPTRRFFLGAAASTAAGLALRPGRTFAASAANEVSVGFIGMGWRGGQVYEQFMGDKNVRAAAFCDPDTDHTAKFAKDHPDAVVTQDLRRVIENPDIDAVVVTTPNHWHCLAAIWAVQAGKHVYVEKPLGNTVWEGRQLVNAIDQNPQVIAQIGTQQRSDPLQAEAKHYLHGEQKLGKPLYVQACRFGVREPIGKRQEALVPPKTVDYNLWLGPAAEEPLYRDKLHYDWHWDFNTGAGEMGNWGPHILDDVRNVAFQDSVAIPSRVFACGGRVVWDDAGNTPNLHMAYLDTPEMPVFLGLSNLPKRPGAKGPLRFRGVESGYVVQCEDGYYTGWRGGGRAYDADGKLLREFRGNGGGGHTDNFLKAVRAGDASLLNAPVVQGHYSTNWCHLANVAFRSGGPVDGDQVVGVADGHPGWNAMLELMQEHVHSYGLDPKDSASQMSQLLSIDPGSEQFTGAGSEQANQYLRRECRPEFEIPEIA from the coding sequence ATGGCTCGTCCGACTCGTCGTTTCTTTCTTGGCGCCGCCGCCTCCACCGCCGCCGGCCTGGCGCTCCGCCCGGGGCGGACCTTCGCCGCCAGCGCCGCGAACGAGGTCTCGGTCGGCTTCATCGGCATGGGCTGGCGTGGCGGTCAGGTGTACGAGCAGTTCATGGGCGACAAGAACGTCCGCGCGGCGGCGTTCTGCGACCCGGACACCGACCACACGGCGAAGTTCGCCAAGGACCACCCCGACGCGGTGGTGACGCAGGACCTGCGGCGCGTGATCGAGAACCCCGACATCGACGCGGTGGTGGTCACCACGCCCAACCACTGGCACTGCCTGGCCGCCATCTGGGCCGTGCAGGCGGGCAAGCACGTGTACGTCGAGAAGCCGCTGGGCAACACCGTGTGGGAGGGGCGGCAGCTGGTCAACGCGATCGATCAGAACCCGCAGGTGATCGCCCAGATCGGCACGCAGCAGCGGTCCGACCCGCTGCAGGCCGAGGCCAAGCACTACCTGCACGGGGAGCAGAAGCTGGGCAAGCCGCTCTACGTGCAGGCCTGCCGGTTCGGCGTGCGGGAGCCGATCGGCAAACGCCAAGAGGCGCTCGTCCCGCCGAAGACCGTCGACTACAACCTGTGGCTCGGCCCGGCGGCCGAGGAGCCCCTCTACCGCGACAAGCTCCACTACGACTGGCACTGGGACTTCAACACCGGCGCCGGCGAGATGGGCAACTGGGGCCCGCACATCCTTGACGACGTGCGGAACGTCGCGTTCCAGGACTCCGTGGCGATCCCCAGCCGCGTGTTCGCGTGCGGCGGGCGTGTGGTCTGGGACGACGCGGGCAACACCCCCAACCTGCACATGGCCTACCTGGACACGCCGGAGATGCCGGTGTTCCTCGGCCTGAGCAACCTGCCGAAGCGCCCCGGCGCCAAGGGCCCGCTGCGATTCCGTGGCGTCGAGTCGGGGTACGTGGTGCAGTGCGAGGACGGCTACTACACCGGCTGGCGTGGCGGCGGACGCGCCTACGACGCCGACGGCAAGCTGCTCCGCGAGTTCCGCGGCAACGGCGGCGGCGGCCACACGGACAACTTCCTCAAGGCGGTCCGCGCCGGCGACGCGTCGCTGCTCAACGCGCCGGTCGTGCAGGGGCACTACTCCACCAACTGGTGCCACCTGGCCAACGTCGCCTTCCGCAGCGGCGGGCCGGTTGACGGCGACCAGGTGGTCGGCGTCGCGGACGGTCACCCGGGCTGGAACGCGATGCTCGAGCTGATGCAGGAGCACGTCCACTCGTACGGCCTCGACCCCAAGGACAGCGCGTCGCAGATGAGCCAGCTGCTTTCGATCGACCCGGGCAGCGAGCAGTTCACCGGCGCCGGCAGCGAGCAGGCCAACCAGTACCTGCGCCGCGAGTGCCGCCCGGAGTTCGAGATACCGGAGATCGCCTAG
- a CDS encoding DUF420 domain-containing protein: protein MLAQIDFPGPEGFLGARASLMLDVVVLAMAVVLVVMAWSIVQARRGRFTVHKWTQTALTAALLVTVLAFEIEMRLFGWEDRAAGELGGSASPLVWRVLYLHLVFAVSSFVLWPAVAFLALRRFPNPPAPGEHSRSHRFWARLAAIDMTLTALTGWAFYYVAFVRPV from the coding sequence ATGCTCGCCCAGATCGATTTCCCTGGCCCCGAGGGCTTCCTCGGCGCCCGCGCGTCGCTGATGCTGGACGTGGTGGTGCTGGCCATGGCCGTCGTGCTGGTGGTCATGGCGTGGAGCATCGTGCAGGCGCGGCGGGGGCGCTTCACCGTGCACAAGTGGACGCAGACGGCGCTGACTGCCGCGCTGCTGGTCACGGTGCTGGCCTTCGAGATCGAGATGCGGCTGTTCGGCTGGGAGGACCGCGCGGCCGGCGAACTCGGCGGCTCGGCTTCGCCGCTGGTCTGGCGGGTGCTGTACCTGCACCTGGTGTTCGCGGTCAGCTCGTTCGTGCTGTGGCCGGCGGTGGCGTTCCTAGCGCTGCGGCGGTTCCCCAACCCGCCGGCGCCCGGCGAGCACAGCCGCAGCCACCGGTTCTGGGCCCGCCTGGCCGCGATCGACATGACGCTCACCGCGCTGACCGGCTGGGCGTTCTACTACGTCGCATTTGTGCGGCCGGTTTAG